A genomic region of Salvelinus namaycush isolate Seneca chromosome 7, SaNama_1.0, whole genome shotgun sequence contains the following coding sequences:
- the LOC120050908 gene encoding 60S ribosomal protein L7-like has product MADVEKKVPAVPESLLKRRKAFATMKTMRIKKMLAEKKTRKVTRHLIYKRAEKYHKEYREMYRREIRMGRTARKVGNFYVPAEPKLAFVIRIRGINGVSPKVRKVLQLMRLRQIFNGVFVKLNKASINMLRIAEPYIAWGYPNLKSVRELIYKRGHGRMTKQRIALTDNALVDKALGKYSIICVEDLIQSGRTSSLPATSCI; this is encoded by the exons ATGGCGGACGTAGA AAAAAAGGTTCCGGCGGTCCCTGAGAGCCTTTTGAAAAGGCGGAAGGCCTTCGCCACCATGAAGACCATGCGGATCAAGAAGATGCTTGCCGAAAAAAAA ACTCGTAAGGTGACCAGGCACCTGATCTACAAGAGGGCTGAGAAGTACCACAAGGAGTACAGGGAGATGTACCGGCGTGAGATCCGCATGGGGCGGACAGCCCGCAAGGTTGGGAACTTCTACGTCCCAGCTGAGCCCAAGCTGGCCTTCGTCATCAGGATCAGGGG TATCAACGGTGTCAGTCCCAAGGTGCGCAAGGTCCTCCAGCTCATGCGTCTGCGTCAGATCTTCAACGGAGTGTTCGTCAAACTGAACAAGGCTTCCATCAACATGCTGAGGATCGCCGAGCCCTACATCGCTTGGGG GTACCCAAACCTGAAGTCTGTTCGCGAGCTGATCTACAAGCGTGGCCATGGCAGGATGACCAAGCAGCGCATCGCCCTCACAGACAACGCCTTGGTCGACAAGGCCCTGG GTAAATACAGTATCATCTGTGTGGAGGACCTGATCCAGTCGGGAAGAACTTCAAGCCTGCCAGcaacttcctgtatatag